tttttatttatttttcattttgtgCATTGATGTTGGTTTTTTTACCTGTCCTAATAACACTGTTGCTTATGATAATGTTTTGTGTCCCAGTGACATGAATTCCATCAGTGTTGGGGCTGTTCCCTGGTGCTCTGATGATCAAATTCAAAGCTCTAACGTTGTAGCATCTCTGAAATCTAATGTGCATTTGCTGTGCATTCTTGAACCTCAGGTTTGCCACTCTCAAATTGGTGCACTCATTGAAAGTCACAGCCTGTGCAACAAATTttccacaaaaaaaaattagtatggAAGTTGGAAACAGAAGTCAAAAGATTCAATATTATAAAGAAGATTAACTTACAGTTGGCGCATCCCTACATGGCTGTGAAACAAAAGAGGGTAAAGGAAATCATGGTCAGTATTGAAAACCTCaagaataaaaattgaaataaattaaggaGGAgcaaattttagattttttatgACTAAATATTGGTTCATCCAAAAAGTACCATTGATTGAAATCATAATTAATGttattttgatttgatttgataaaTTATTCTGTATTTATTTTGCTTTTATTTTAATCATAAAAATACatgtttttactttattttatttcttaaaatgtttgtgattttttgggtGAAACCTTAtagtgataaaaataaaaataattattttgattaTTTCTGCACTTGTGCTCCCATAGTTGGCCACTAAATGTGCTTCATTTCTATCAGCAAGGATGAGCCCTTAACTTGATGGTTAAAGGACAAGGTTAGCAACCACTAGGTGTGGTGTGGCATGGACTTTTGCTCACCTCTACCCTTAGCTAAGAGGTTGGGAGCTCGATTCTCGCGCATAGAAATGAAGCACATTTCATGGTCAGTTATTTACCGTTTAGTGTGAACACCTGCAACAATAAGTTTAGTCACAAAACTCACAATTTTAGATTgcataaaaaaaatcttttaaaagaagaagctacataatttttttatgcaatttttttttatatagtgACCAAGAAAACAAATGAATAGAAACAACTTTCGTTTTGgagttgtaacaaaaaaaaactttcatttTGGAGTGAATGCAATAGGAGGTTGAGTTTATAGAGTGAAATCCAATAACGTACAAGGCTTTCGTTGATTTTACAAGAGTTCTGCCACCATTTTCTCCCATTGCCATTGATGGTTCCGCCACCATCAACTCTGAGATTCGTGACATTGTTAAACATAATCCAGAGTCGTCTATCTTTTTCATATGCTGAAAATTTAGGCCAAGCTTTGATTGTTCCATGAATCTAACATGAAACAAACACATAACAATTACATGAGTTACTAGTGCACATTGAAGGTGAAAAACAACTCAATTTCTCACGAGGCGTTACtagtgaaatttttttttggttacaagaagAAAACAAGTGTTACTAGTGAATGTAGCATCTCTGGTCAAGAATTTTGTCCCAAATGGTGTTTGATTTTATATTCCAACCAGTAAAATTATATcatgttaattaaaaaatacatgGTTCTGACATTTATAACCTTATCTGAGTGGTTTCTAATTAACATGACACAATTTCATTAGTGAGACATGAAATAAGACATCATTTGAGAATCGCCGATCTTTGATCACAGTATCTCACCTTGAAGGAAGTATTGGGATGACAAGGGCCTGAAAATTTTATTGGCTTTAGATGATAGACCCTGTTTTCAGGTACCACAAGAGCACCCCCTTCGGAACATGCCTGATCCCATGCCATCTCAAATGCCTATAGtgcaataaaacaaaaacaaaaaaaaaagagtgagaGATTGAGAACTGAAATATACTTAAATTTCACCTACCTCATGTTGTTGTTACGTTACCTCATTATCACCACTTTCATCGTTATCTCTGGGTCCATAGTCATCAACATCAAACGTTCTTTGAGGCCATGAAAATGGGGAAGGTTGAGGAGCCAGTTTCTTGACACCAAAATGCTCATCAGGTTGATCATAATTTGTTTTATGATGTGTGTCATCAATGTAAGAGCCAAGACACAAGCCAAATGAGAGGATCATGATGAAAAGTGAATGTGAAAGTACTAAACTTTGTGGAGACATTTTGATGTTTCACCTTATGGGAAAAGAGAAACTGAATGAAGGGAAATTAAAAAGAGTACTTGTAATTAATGATGTTAAAGAGAGGTTTGTGGTAAATGTCAAAGGAAGAGCTATCATATTTATAGAAAAGTTGGATTGTGCAATTGAGAACGGATTGTGCAATTAAACCAAAGTGTGATGGTAGAGACCGGGAAGAAACCTGTATTGGGGTGGTACCAGAATTTGTGCTTGTTTACCAACAATCAAACATTTTGCACTGAACATTTTTCATGTGTCAACCAATTGACTACAAGACCAGATTTTGCACCATAACATGTGTGCCTATGCAATATTACATATAcctttatactctaaaaattaattaaataaaatgtcAAATTGGGTAGCACTCAATCTTTTATTTTATACAAATCGGGCAATGCTGGTGAAGACCAGGTTGAATACCTTGACTTTCCAAAATCTCTagtttgataaattatttttatggaTAAAATGATTGCGAAATTCATTTCGttgataaaataattaaatattcatTTACATATTATACCGGCGCAAACTCGACGCTAATCGTGCAAAAGTACCATTTCGGGCCAAAAAGTTC
This portion of the Lotus japonicus ecotype B-129 chromosome 3, LjGifu_v1.2 genome encodes:
- the LOC130748680 gene encoding polygalacturonase QRT2 — protein: MSPQSLVLSHSLFIMILSFGLCLGSYIDDTHHKTNYDQPDEHFGVKKLAPQPSPFSWPQRTFDVDDYGPRDNDESGDNEAFEMAWDQACSEGGALVVPENRVYHLKPIKFSGPCHPNTSFKIHGTIKAWPKFSAYEKDRRLWIMFNNVTNLRVDGGGTINGNGRKWWQNSCKINESLPCRDAPTAVTFNECTNLRVANLRFKNAQQMHIRFQRCYNVRALNLIIRAPGNSPNTDGIHVTGTQNIIISNSVIRTGDDCISIVSGSKNVRASDIICGPGHGISIGSLGEGNSEAQVSNVVVNRAILTETTNGVRIKTWQGGSGFARNIKFQNIAMRNVSNPIIIDQNYCDQDKPCHEQHSAVQLSNVVYKNISGTSASELAIKFNCSKTVPCKGIFVQEVILKPEQGHGRTTASCENVGYVGKFFPQCSY